A single genomic interval of Pyrus communis chromosome 5, drPyrComm1.1, whole genome shotgun sequence harbors:
- the LOC137735019 gene encoding protein IQ-DOMAIN 3-like isoform X1: MGRKGSWFSALKKALTPDPKEKKDQKTHKSKKRWFGKHKNEDAVSSWEKTAFIIPASAPNPAHAPAPPPPPTPPPKEDVKLAEAENAQNKHVYSVALATAAAAEAAVAAAQAAAEVVRLIAVPMPRYPGKSMQEVAAIKIQTAFRGHMARRALRALRGLGRLKSLLQGQSVKRQATTTLRCMQTLARVQSEIRARRIRMSEENQAFQRQLQQKQEKELEKIKKDSMGEDWDDSIQSKEQVEARLQLKQEAAMRRERALAYSFSHQKMNSSKSAHPTFMDPSNPHWGWSWLERWVAARPWESRSTADFNDRASMRSAASRASMPVGEITKAYALRDKPSPRTPTALRSSRPASRQSPTTSFSRAPSSASVTGRTPRGYGWGGDEDSRSTLSIQSERFNRRHSIAGSSVRDDESLASSPSVPSYMTPTKSTKARSRLATPSSNQSEKNGTPSEKGSVTSAKKRLSFSASPAGPRRHSGPPRVDSSSVKSPPVHERKGSR, translated from the exons ATGGGGAGGAAAGGGAGTTGGTTTTCTGCATTGAAGAAAGCCCTCACCCCTGatccaaaggaaaagaaagaccAG AAGACTCACAAGTCAAAGAAGAGATGGTTTGGGAAGCACAAGAACGAGGATGCGGTATCTTCCTGGGAAAAAACCGCATTTATTATCCCTGCCTCCGCCCCTAACCCCGCCCATGCCCCCGCCCCTCCTCCTCCCCCGACCCCGCCTcccaaagaagatgtcaaattaGCTGAGGCTGAGAATGCACAGAACAAACATGTTTACTCTGTGGCACTTGCTACCGCCGCGGCTGCAGAGGCAGCTGTGGCTGCTGCTCAGGCTGCCGCAGAGGTTGTTCGCCTTATTGCTGTGCCCATGCCCCGTTACCCTGGAAAGTCGATGCAGGAGGTTGCAGCTATCAAGATTCAGACTGCATTCCGAGGGCACATG GCAAGAAGGGCGTTACGAGCTTTGAGGGGGTTGGGGAGGTTGAAATCATTGCTACAAGGCCAATCTGTTAAACGGCAAGCAACTACAACGTTAAGATGCATGCAGACTCTTGCTCGTGTGCAGTCTGAGATTCGTGCAAGGAGGATTAGAATGTCCGAGGAGAATCAGGCTTTCCAGAGACAGCTCCAACAGAAACAAGagaaagagcttgagaaaataaaaaaagattct ATGGGAGAAGATTGGGATGATAGCATTCAATCGAAGGAACAGGTCGAGGCAAGGCTACAACTGAAACAAGAGGCTGCTATGAGACGAGAAAGGGCGTTGGCTTATTCATTCTCTCACCAG AAGATGAACTCTTCGAAATCTGCACACCCGACCTTTATGGATCCCAGCAATCCCCACTGGGGTTGGAGTTGGTTAGAGAGATGGGTGGCTGCAAGGCCGTGGGAGAGCCGAAGTACAGCAGACTTCAATGACCGGGCCTCCATGAGGAGTGCAGCAAGCCGTGCCTCCATGCCAGTGGGGGAAATCACCAAAGCTTATGCTCTTCGTGATAAGCCTTCTCCTAGGACCCCTACTGCCCTAAGATCAAGCAGGCCTGCCAGTCGCCAATCCCCTACAACTTCTTTCTCCAGGGCACCATCATCAGCATCAGTAACCGGGAGAACCCCAAGAGGATATGGCTGGGGTGGAGATGAGGACTCCAGGAGCACACTCAGCATCCAGTCAGAGCGCTTCAATAGGAGGCATAGCATCGCAGGATCCTCTGTCAGAGATGATGAGAGCCTTGCAAGCTCGCCTTCTGTTCCAAGTTACATGACACCCACGAAATCAACAAAGGCCAGGTCGAGGTTGGCAACCCCAAGCTCAAACCAGTCAGAGAAGAACGGGACACCATCAGAGAAGGGATCAGTGACCTCTGCAAAGAAGCGGCTGTCATTCTCTGCATCCCCAGCTGGACCAAGGAGGCACTCCGGTCCTCCTAGGGTTGATTCTAGCTCCGTTAAAAGCCCTCCAGTGCACGAGAGGAAAGGCAGCAGGTAG
- the LOC137735019 gene encoding protein IQ-DOMAIN 3-like isoform X2: MGRKGSWFSALKKALTPDPKEKKDQTHKSKKRWFGKHKNEDAVSSWEKTAFIIPASAPNPAHAPAPPPPPTPPPKEDVKLAEAENAQNKHVYSVALATAAAAEAAVAAAQAAAEVVRLIAVPMPRYPGKSMQEVAAIKIQTAFRGHMARRALRALRGLGRLKSLLQGQSVKRQATTTLRCMQTLARVQSEIRARRIRMSEENQAFQRQLQQKQEKELEKIKKDSMGEDWDDSIQSKEQVEARLQLKQEAAMRRERALAYSFSHQKMNSSKSAHPTFMDPSNPHWGWSWLERWVAARPWESRSTADFNDRASMRSAASRASMPVGEITKAYALRDKPSPRTPTALRSSRPASRQSPTTSFSRAPSSASVTGRTPRGYGWGGDEDSRSTLSIQSERFNRRHSIAGSSVRDDESLASSPSVPSYMTPTKSTKARSRLATPSSNQSEKNGTPSEKGSVTSAKKRLSFSASPAGPRRHSGPPRVDSSSVKSPPVHERKGSR, from the exons ATGGGGAGGAAAGGGAGTTGGTTTTCTGCATTGAAGAAAGCCCTCACCCCTGatccaaaggaaaagaaagaccAG ACTCACAAGTCAAAGAAGAGATGGTTTGGGAAGCACAAGAACGAGGATGCGGTATCTTCCTGGGAAAAAACCGCATTTATTATCCCTGCCTCCGCCCCTAACCCCGCCCATGCCCCCGCCCCTCCTCCTCCCCCGACCCCGCCTcccaaagaagatgtcaaattaGCTGAGGCTGAGAATGCACAGAACAAACATGTTTACTCTGTGGCACTTGCTACCGCCGCGGCTGCAGAGGCAGCTGTGGCTGCTGCTCAGGCTGCCGCAGAGGTTGTTCGCCTTATTGCTGTGCCCATGCCCCGTTACCCTGGAAAGTCGATGCAGGAGGTTGCAGCTATCAAGATTCAGACTGCATTCCGAGGGCACATG GCAAGAAGGGCGTTACGAGCTTTGAGGGGGTTGGGGAGGTTGAAATCATTGCTACAAGGCCAATCTGTTAAACGGCAAGCAACTACAACGTTAAGATGCATGCAGACTCTTGCTCGTGTGCAGTCTGAGATTCGTGCAAGGAGGATTAGAATGTCCGAGGAGAATCAGGCTTTCCAGAGACAGCTCCAACAGAAACAAGagaaagagcttgagaaaataaaaaaagattct ATGGGAGAAGATTGGGATGATAGCATTCAATCGAAGGAACAGGTCGAGGCAAGGCTACAACTGAAACAAGAGGCTGCTATGAGACGAGAAAGGGCGTTGGCTTATTCATTCTCTCACCAG AAGATGAACTCTTCGAAATCTGCACACCCGACCTTTATGGATCCCAGCAATCCCCACTGGGGTTGGAGTTGGTTAGAGAGATGGGTGGCTGCAAGGCCGTGGGAGAGCCGAAGTACAGCAGACTTCAATGACCGGGCCTCCATGAGGAGTGCAGCAAGCCGTGCCTCCATGCCAGTGGGGGAAATCACCAAAGCTTATGCTCTTCGTGATAAGCCTTCTCCTAGGACCCCTACTGCCCTAAGATCAAGCAGGCCTGCCAGTCGCCAATCCCCTACAACTTCTTTCTCCAGGGCACCATCATCAGCATCAGTAACCGGGAGAACCCCAAGAGGATATGGCTGGGGTGGAGATGAGGACTCCAGGAGCACACTCAGCATCCAGTCAGAGCGCTTCAATAGGAGGCATAGCATCGCAGGATCCTCTGTCAGAGATGATGAGAGCCTTGCAAGCTCGCCTTCTGTTCCAAGTTACATGACACCCACGAAATCAACAAAGGCCAGGTCGAGGTTGGCAACCCCAAGCTCAAACCAGTCAGAGAAGAACGGGACACCATCAGAGAAGGGATCAGTGACCTCTGCAAAGAAGCGGCTGTCATTCTCTGCATCCCCAGCTGGACCAAGGAGGCACTCCGGTCCTCCTAGGGTTGATTCTAGCTCCGTTAAAAGCCCTCCAGTGCACGAGAGGAAAGGCAGCAGGTAG